From the Phoenix dactylifera cultivar Barhee BC4 unplaced genomic scaffold, palm_55x_up_171113_PBpolish2nd_filt_p 002840F, whole genome shotgun sequence genome, the window AATTTACAGAGTACATGCAAAGTGGCAGGGCAACAGAAAAAACAGATGTATACAGGTTTGGAGTCTTGGTGCTGGAAGTTTTGAGTGGGAAACGACCCACTGATTCATTATTCATTGAGAAAGACTTGAATATTCTAGGATGGGTAATTCTCTGATTACTTATTCTTTCTGCATGGAATTTTAAGGGGAGATAATTTCTTATAAATATCTGATTTGATTTTTCTCATACTGtcatatttttctctttctttctttcttcttcttcttcttttatgaggtgtctttctttgtttctattTCTGCTGCAGTTGAATTTCTTGATCCTTGAGGACCGTCAAAGAGAAATAATTGATCCACACTGCGATGGCATGCAGATTGAAAGCCTGGATGCTTTGCTCTCTGTTGCCATTCAGTGTGTTTCCTCAGCTCCAGAAGAGCGGCCTACAATGCACAGAATGGTGCAATTATTGGAGTCAGAGGTTATGACACCGTGTCTGGGTGACTTTTATGACTCTAACTCAGATTAGTTGCATTTCATTTAGTTGTCAACTGCTGGTTCATATGATGAAGATACATTTGAAGGAATACATAAAATGTTTTGGACACATTTATTTTCATTCATTTATTCTTCTCCGCACATTCTGTAAATGTGTTTCCATCTGTGAACTGTTTAGCCTCGTCTCTTCTTCTCAATGGTAGAAGTGAGAAGCTTTATCTTTCCACCTCAGCATATTTCTGATTCAGTACCATGGAATGTTATTTAGTCTATTGGTC encodes:
- the LOC103722328 gene encoding LRR receptor-like serine/threonine-protein kinase FEI 1, with the translated sequence MEIREAHVSDFGLAKLLEDEESHITTIVAGTFGYLAAEYMQSGRATEKTDVYRFGVLVLEVLSGKRPTDSLFIEKDLNILGWLNFLILEDRQREIIDPHCDGMQIESLDALLSVAIQCVSSAPEERPTMHRMVQLLESE